Genomic window (Streptosporangiales bacterium):
AGCGGTCCAGGCGGTGATGGTGTCGCAGCGGTACGGGCGGATCGTCAACCTGTCGTCCACCTCGGCGCTCGGCAACCGGGGTCAGGTCAACTACTCGGCGGCCAAGGCCGGGTTGCAGGGCATGACCCGCACGCTCGCGACCGAGCTGGGGAAGTTCGGCATCACCGTCAACGCCGTGGCGCCCGGCTTCGTGGAGAGCGAGATGACCAAGGGCGTCGCGGAACGCACCGGGGCGTCCTGGGAGGACGTCAAAGCGCGAGCCGTCGAGCGGTCTGCGGTGAAGCGCACCGGTCTACCCGAGGACATCGCGGACGCGATCGCGTTCTTCGCCTCCGAACGCGCGGGATACGTGACGGGGCAGATCCTGTACGTCGCCGGCCGGCCCACGGTATAAGGGTCGGGGCAGCATGACGAGGGACCCAGAGCCACACCGGAACCTTTCCGTCGCCGACCCGCGGATACTCGCGGCTGCGACAGCGCTCGTCTCCGGTGATCGTGAGGTGCTCGCGGCGATCGACGCGTACCTCGACCAACCGCCGGGCGAGCGGCGCGCGTACGTGCTCGCCGACGACCAGGACGGCTTGGTCGCCCGTGCGGCCACGCTGTTCGACGAGCACGGTTGGCGGCGGCCTGCGACCACGCGGTTGTCGGCGGCCGAGCTGCGACGTGTCATGCAGTTGGTAACTGCGCCACGTGTCGGCGACGACTATCTCGCCAAGTTCCGACACGACCTGGGTCTCGACGAACCCGCCACGGTTGCCTCGGACACCCGTTGGGACGCACGCATCGACGTGGTGGTCATCGGCGCCGGCCTGTCCGGGCTGGCTATGGCCACCCGGTTGGACGAGCTGAACGCCGACTACACCATCTTGGAGAAGCACGAGGACGTCGGCGGGGTCTGGTTCGAGAACACCTATCCCGGCTGCGGTCTCGACACCCATCCGCACGTCTACACCTGGAGCTTCGCGCCCAAGAACGACTGGCCGTCGTACTACGTCAAGCGGCACGAGATGCTGGGCTACCTCAAGGACTACGCCACGAACCGCGGGCTGCGCGAACGCGTACGGTTCGGCACCGAGGTGCAGGGCGCGTGGTACGACGAGGAACAGCAGCGGTGGCACGTGCACGCCGTCGACAGCGCCTCGGGCGCCGCACGCGAGTACACGGTCAAGGTGCTGATCACCGCTGTCGGCACGCTGAACCAGCCGAAGCCGCCGGACATCCCCGGCCTCGACGCGTTCGCCGGCGAGGTCTTCCACACCGCACGTTGGCGGCACGACGTGGCGCTCGAAGGCAAGCGCATCGCGTTGATCGGCAACGGGTCGAGCGGCGTTCAGGTGGCGAAGGCACTCGCCGAGCTGGGGGAAGTCACCGTCTTCCAGCGGTCGCCGGCGTGGATCAAGCCGCGGCGGGTCAAGGCTGTCGACGAGCAGATCGCACCCGAGCTGATCTGGTTGCTCGACGAGCTGCCGTACTACGGACAGCTCTACCGGTTCGCGCTGTACTGGGAGTACGGCGACCGGATGCATCCCTACCTGATCAAGGATCCGGCCTGGTCGGGCAGGGGTACCAACGAGGCGAGCGAGCAGTTGCGCGCGGACCTGGAGAAGTACATCTGGGAACAGACCGGTGGCGACGCCGAGCTGGCCGCGAAGGTGACGCCGCAGTACCCGCCGTACGTCAAGCGGATGGTCATCGACAACGACTGGTACAAGACCCTCACCAAGCCGAACGTCACCCTGGTGGCCGACCGGATCGTGGCGGCCGACGAGTCCGGTCTGCGCACCGCCGATGGCGGGCACCACCGCGCCGACGTGATCGTCGTGGGGACAGGCTTCCAGGCGGCGAAGTTCCTGTTCCCCATGGAGGTGCGTGGCCGCAGCGGCCGTACCCCTGGCGAGATTGCCGGCAGCTCGGACGACGCACGCGCATACCTGGGCATCACACTGCCCGACTTCCCGAACCTGTTCGCCATCCAGGGACCGAACTCCAGCATCGGCCACGGTGGCGGTGCCACATTCGTCGGTGAGACCCAGTCGCACTACGTCGCCGAGGCGCTGAAGCTGATGAACGCCGAGTCGATCGCGGAGATCGAGTGTAGGCAGGCGACCTGCGACGCCTACAACGCTGAGCTCGACAAGGCGATGGAACAGATGGTGTGGACCGAGGAAGGCGTGAACAGCCGTTACAAGAACAGCACCGGCCGCATCGTGGCCAACCATCCCTGGACCCTGCAGCAGTACTGGAACATGACCAGAAAGCCCGAGCTCGACGACTTCCACGTGGTCAGGCAACGGCAGGCGTTGCCATGACGACTGACGTCGACGCCGCCGAGGCGGTACTTGACCCGTACGCGTACCTGCGTCGGCACGCTACCGGGACACCTACGAAGAGGTTCCTCGTCGATGCGGAGGGCGAGTACACCTTCGCGTACGTCCACGGTGCCGCGACGCAGTTGGCGAACCGGTTGACCGGGCTGGGCTGTGTGGCCGGTGACCGGGTGGGGATCTGGCTGCCGAACTGTCGTGAGTTCGTGTTCGCCCAGCTGGCCTGTCATGCGGTCGGCGCGGTCGCGGTTCCGCTGAACCCGCGCCTGCGCACGCGCGACCTGGCCTTTGCGCTCAACAACTGCTCGGCCAGGTTCCTCGTGCTCGGAGGGGCAAGCAGGCACCTCGACTACGAGCAGCTCGTCGCGGAGCTCGCGGCAGCGGGCGAGCTACCGGTGCTCGAGCACACGCTGAGCTACGTCGACGACGGCGTCGTGACCACTCCGGAGGAGACCTTCCAGCCAACCGCGCACCGACCGGGCGACCCCGCGTTCATCATGTTCACCTCGGGCACGACCGCGGACCCGAAGGGCGTCGTGCTCACGCAACGGAACATCCGTAACGCGGTGAAGGTCGCAGGCGGACTGAGCCCGGACGACGTGACCCTGCTCGGCTATCCACTGTCCGCCATCACCGGTTGCCACAACGGAGTGCTGGCGAGTCTGGTCGTGGGAAGCGCACTCATCCTCTACGACGACAGCGACCTGACGACCGCCGCGCTACTGAGCAAGACGTACGGCGCCACCCACCTGGCCGTGCACCGGCAGGTGCTCAAGGCGCTGGGCGCCGGCGGCCACTGCCAGGAGCTCAGGTTTCTGAAGGCCAGCATCTTCCCCCGGATGGCTGTGGACGCGCCGATCTACGAACGGCTCGGCGTCGAGAGCCTCGTCGTCGGCTACGGCATGACGGAGACCTGCGGCCCGGCCACGTACGCCAACGAGCTGAGCGTCGACGATGCGATCCACGCCGGCTGCGACGGTTGGCCCTCGCACGGCGTGGAACGCGTGATCGTGGGCCAGGACGGGCAGCCGACGGAAGCCGACCGGCCCGGGGAGATCCGGTTGCGTGGGCCGCAGGTCAGCCCCGGCTACTGGAACGGTCCCGGCGACTTCACGCCCATCACGGACACCGACGGTTGGCTGCGTACCGGCGACATCGGCGAGATCCGGGCCGACGGCTCGCTCCACTTCGTGGAGCGCAGGAGCGAGACGTTCAAGAGCAGGGGATTCACCGTGTCGCCGGGCGAGATCGAGACCGTGATCCGTGACCATCCCGGCGTCCACGACTGCGCCGTGTTCGGGTTGGAGGCGGCAGCCGGCGGCACCGTCCCCGTCGCCGTCGTGGAGACCGAGGACGTCACTGCGGAGCTCGTCGACGCGCTGTATAGGAGATGCCGGGAGTCGCTGGCGTCGTACAAGGTGCCGCAGGCGATCCTGCCCGCGCATGCGTTGCCGCGTACCCGCACCGGGAAGCTGTCCAAGCGCGACATCGCGAGTCGACACGGCGACGAGTTGAGGAAGCCGCTGCCATGAGTTGGAGCGAACGGCTCGCCGAGCTGGCGGAGTTCAAGCGGCGGTACCACGCGCACGGGTCCGACCGGGCGAAGAAGCGGAACACCGAGCGCGGCAAGCTGTTGGCGCGCGAACGCATGGCGTACCTGTGTGACGAGGGGTCGTTCACCGAGCTCGCCGGGCCGGCACACGAGGCGGGTCGCAACACCGCTGCCGTGGACGAGCCGGAGGCGCCTGGCGACGGTGTGGTCACCGGTGTCGGCCTGGTCGTCGGCCAGCCGGTCTGTGTGCAGGCCGACGACGGCACGGTCTTCGGCGGTGCGCGCGGTACAACCGGGGCGCGGAAGATCGAGCGGCTGAAGCGGCTCAGCATCGAGCGGGGCTACCCGTACGTCGCGCTGCTCGAGGGCTCGGCTGGGCGCATCCAGGAGTCGATCGGGGCTACGTCGGCGTTCGTGGGTGCCGGGTTCCGTACCCAGATGGAGCTGCGTGCCGCGGTGCCTACGGTGGCCGCGATCATGGGCAAGTGCTTCGGCGGTCCGGCTTTCTACGCGGCGCTGTCCGACTACGTGCCGATGGTTGCCGGCACGGGATTCCTCGCGATGTCCGGCCCTTCGGTCATCCGGGCGGGCACCGGGCACCAGCTGACCGAGGACGAGATCGGCGGACCTGCGATGCAGGAGGCCGGCACCGGAATGGTCGACTACGTTGCCACCGACGACGCCGACTGCCTGGCGTCCATCAGGACGTTCCTGACGTACGTGGGAGCCGCCGGCCGGCCGACCGCCGACCCGGCCGACCGCCAGGTGCCGGAGCTGGTCGAGACGGTGGCGGAGCGCTTCACAAAGCCGTACGACATGCTCCAGGTGTTGCGTGGTGTGCTCGACGACGGTGACTTCTTCGAGCTCAAGAGCGGCCATGCACGTAACCTCGTCACCGGGCTCGGCGCCTTCGACGGCATCCCCGTAGGGATCGTCGCCAGCCAACCGAACCGGAAGGCAGGTGTGCTCGACACCAAGTCGTCGGTAAAGGTGAAGAACTTCCTCGACCTCTGTCAGCGCCGACGACTGCCGGTGGTGTTCTTCCAGGACGTTCCTGGCTTCATCGTCGGCCTGGACGCCGAACGGGAGGGCCAGGTGCGATACGCAGCCGAGCTGTTGTGCGCGGTGGCCGGCGTGACCACACCGAAGATCACCCTCATCCTGCGCAAGTCGTTCGGGCTCTCCTACCTGGCCCTGGGCGGCAAGGCGATGGGGGCGGACTTCGTCTACGCGTGGCCGGGCGCGGAGATCGGTCTGATGGGTCCTGAGGCGGCCGCCCGCACCATCCTCGGGCCCGGCGCGACGGTGGACGAGTTGGCGAAGGCGACCGACGACTACCGCGCGCAGATGAGCCCGTACATCGCGGCAGGCGACGCCTACCTGGACGATGTCATTGCGCCCGCGGGCACCAGACAGGTGGTCTGCCGTGCCCTGACCCTGGCAGGAGCGAGGTGAACCATGCGTCCTGAGCCCGTTGTTGTCGACGCTGTGCGGAGTCCGATCGGCCGTGCCTTCAAGGGATCCTTGGTGGACTGGCGACCCGACGACCTCGCTGCACACGTCGCGCGCGGCCTGTTGGCGCGCGTACCAGAAGCCGAGGCTGCGGCGATCGACGACGTGGTGCTCGGTGCCGCCAACCTGGTCGGCGAACAGGCGAAGAACCTCGGCAGGATCGCCGGCTCGCTCGCGGGACTGCCCGACAGCGTGGGCGGAGCGACAGTGAGCCGCGCGTGCGCGTCGTCGTTGCAGGCGGTGCGGATGGTGTCGGACGCGGTGGTCGCAGGCGGCGGGGACACATTCCTCGCGCTCGGGGTGGAGAGCACGACGCGGACCCGGCACGACGCCTTCGTCCCCGGCAAGCACGGCAACCCGAGGTTCCTCGAGGCGGCCCGCGACGACTACGTCAACGACATGTACATCGCGATGGGCGTGACGGCGGAGAATGTCGCGAAGCGGTTCGGTGTGTCTCGTGAGCGGATGGACGAGTTCGCCGTCCGCTCGCACGCACGTGCCGTCGCCGCACAGGACGCCGGTTTCTTCGACCGCGAGATCGTCACGGTGCCGCTCCAGGACGGCAGCGCGCTGGCGGCCGACGACTCACCACGCAAGAAGACGTCGGTGGACCTGCTCGCCACGCTGCCCGCGGCGTTCGCCGACGACGGTGTCGTGACGGCGGGCAACAGCTGTCCGCTCAGCGACGGCGCAGCGGCCGCGCTCGTCATGTCGCACACCAGGGCCGGCGAGCTCGGCCTGCGGCCGCGGGCGAAGGTCCTCGGCTGTGCGGTCTCCGGTGTCGCGCCTGAGTTGATGGGATCGGACCGATCGACGCCACCCGCAAGCTGCTGGACAGGCTGGGGCTGACCATCGGCGCCTTCGACCTGGTGGAGCTGAACGAGGCGTTCGCCGCACAGGTACTCGCCGTCGTCGACGAGCTGGGGATCGACGAGGAGAGCCAGCTGAACCTGCACGGTGGTGCGATCGCGCTCGGTCACCCCTTCGGCATGACGGGGGTGCGGCTGCTCACCACACTGCTGAACGGTCTGGAGACCTCGGACGGCACGTTGGGTCTCGCCACCATGTGCGTCGGTGGCGGGCAGGGCTTCGCCATGGCGGTCGAACGACTGCCCTGACGGGAAGGAACGCGATGGAACGCAGGACGTGGACGAGCAAGGACTCTGCACTGTATGCCCTTGCCGTAGGTGCCAGTGGACTCGACAACGCCACGGAACTGGCGTACTCCACGGAGGATCTCGGTGCGGACGGACAGCGGGTGCTGCCGTCGTTCGCCGCGGTCGTCGGCCGCCGTACCGCGGACGCGTGGGACGGGCTCGGTGACCTCGACAAGCGGGGACTCGTGCACGGTGAGCAGGCGCTGCGGCTGTACGCGCCGCTGCCGGCCGCGGGCACGGTCGACGTGCAGAGCAAGGTCCTCGAGGTGCTGGACAAGCGCACCGGCACACTGATCCGCACTCGCACGACCGGCTTCGGCCGCGGCGGCAAGGCGTTGTTCGAGGCCGACTCGGGGACCTTCCTGCGCGGCGTGACAGGTATCGGCGACGCCCAGGGCGCCGCGAGCGAGCCGTGGTCACTACCGGAACGCGATCCCGATGTGAACATGCGGCAGCACACCCATCCGGAACAGGCGTTGCTCTATCGCCTCACCGGCGACATGAACCCGTTGCACGCCGACCCGGAGGTCGCGCGGCGAGCCGGCTTCCCCGGGCCCATCCTGCACGGGCTGTGCACCTACGGCTTCGCCTGCCGTGCGGTCGTCGCGCAGCTGGAGTCCGGTGGCGGGAAGCTGAATGGGATGAGTGCACGGTTCTCGGCGCCGGTCTACCCGGGAGATGCGCTGATCACGCGGATATGGCTGGACGGTAACGACGTGACGTTCGTGGTCGACGATGACGACGGTCGACGCGTCTTGGACAGGGGACGGGCATGGTAGATAGAGACGCGAATGGACGACGCTGAAAGTAGTGAGCGACGCGTGCACACCTCGGTGGAGGTGCGGGACGGGATAGCGCTGCTGACGTTGCGGCGGCCCGAGGTGCGCAACGCGTTGGGCACACAGATGCGGGCAGAGCTGAGGGATCTCGCCTACGAGTTCGCCTCCGACAGTGCAGTACGCGGCGTGATACTCACGGGCGAGGGCACGAGCTTCTGTTCCGGTGGCGACCTGAAGGAGATGCACGCGCTGCGCGAGAGCTCACTGGAGAGCGGGATCGCGCGCTACCTGCACGACTCGATGGCGACCGTGTTGGCGTTGCGGTCGCTGGGCAAGCCGATGATCGCTGCGGTCAACGGGCCGGCCGTGGGCGCGGGCTTCGGTCTCGCGCTGCTGGCCGACCTGCGTGTCGTCGCTGCGGATGCCTGGTTCGCCGCGCCGTTCGTGGAACGGGGGTTGATGCCCGACTGGGGCCTGTCGTACTCGCTGGCCGAAGTACGTGGGCCTGGAGAAGGCCAGATACCTGTTGCTGTCCGGCGCGCGTTGCGATGCTGAGTCGGCGAGCCGCGCCGGCTTCGCGTCAGAGGTGGTGCCTGCGCCCGGCCTGCTGGAGACGAGCTTCGAGCTGATGGCGCAGATCCTCGTCGGTGCCCCGCCTGCCATCGCCGCCACCCTCTACGGGGTGGACCGCTTCTTCGGCCGGGTGGACCTGGTGGAGGCGATGATCGCGGAGGCGTACGAACAGGGCCGACTGCGTAGGAGTGAAGACCACCTCAACGCCGTGCAGCTCTTCGTCGACCGCGGTCGAGCCAGCTGACTACCGCTCAGTCGAGGGCGAGGCGGCGTAGTGCGGTGCGGTCTACCTTGCCGACGCCGTTGGTGGGGAGGCGATCGACTACGGTGACGGCGGCCGGGGCGTAGACGCGGGACAGGCGGGTGTGGACCAGCTCCTGCAGCTCGTGCTCCGACGGCTGCTGGTCGCCGTGGAACGCGACGAACGCTACCGGTACCTCGCCGAGGTCGGCGTCGGGCCGGCCTACGACACAGCACTCGCGGACGGCTGGGTGCGCGACGAGCTCGCCCTCGATGACCGCGGGGGACAGGTTCTCGCCGCCGCGGATGATGACGTCCTTCAGCCGGCCGGTGATGGTGAGGTAGCCGTCGGCGTCGAAGGTGTCGAGGTCGCCGGTGCGCAACCAGCCGTTCCGCACCGGCTGTTCGACGTCGGTGCCGAGGTACCCCTGCATCAGTGCCGGCCCCGAGATCCGGATCTCGCCGGTCGCGCCTACCGGTACCTCCTCGTCGGTGTCCGGGTGGAAGAGCGCCACGCGTTGCCCGGCGAGCACGGTGCCGACCGTGCCCACCCGCCGGTCGTCCGGCGGGTTCATCGTCGACGTGCAGGTCGCCTCCGACAGTCCGTACGAGACGACGAGTGGCACGCCGAACGCGCTCTCGATCCGTTCGTGCTCGGCCACGGTGATCGGTGCGGAGCCGCAACGCAGGAACCTGAGGTAAGGGAACGAGTCCGATGCCTCCACGTGCGGCAGCATCCGGTTGTACATGGTCGGTACGCCGGTGACGTACGTCGGCCGGAACGTCCGCAGCTGCTCGACGGCGTCGGCGGCGCGGAAGCGCGGGATCAGCACCATCGTGGCGCCGGCGAGCAACGGCACCACCAACTGGTTGTTCACGCCGTTGGTGTGGTGCAACGGCATCAGGTGCAGCAGTCGGTCATCCGGTGTCACCCGTGTGTGCTGCCACACGCCAGCGGCGTTCGTGGCCATGTTCGTGTGGGAGAGCAGCACGCCCTTCGGCTGGCCGGTGCTGCCGGACGTGAACAGCATCATGGCGCGGTCGTCGCCGGGTACCGTGTCGTCGAGGTACGCGTCGGCGGTGCCGTCGACGCGGAGTACCTCGATCCCCGCCGCCGACAGTGTGGCAGCGGGCAGCGTGCCTTCCGGGTCGACGAGCTTGCGCATCCCCACGATGGTCAGCCGCTGTACCACCCCGTCGTCCTCGAGCCTGGGCTCGAGGAAACACGGACAGCCGCCTGCCTGCAGTACACCGAAGAACGTGGCCACCGTCTCGACCGACTTCGTGCCGGCGATGCCGACCACGTCACCGCGCCGCACACCAGCCGCGTGCGCCGCGCCGGCGTGCGCGTCCACCAGCCGGCCGAACTCCGCGTATCCGACGGTGCCGTCGGTATGGTCCACGAACGCGACCCGTCCGGCGTCGGCGTGCGCGGCGATGGCCGTGCGCAGTTGTGCGGGGAGCCCTGTACTCGTGTCGATCAACGTCATTCCTCCGAACGGGCGGTGCGTCAGCCGCGGATGGCGGCATCACGATCGAACTGGCCGTCCGGGTCGAGTGCGGCGAGCGCCTCCACCTCGGCCGGAGTGGGCGGCGGGGTCGGGCTCGCCGTGCTGATGTCGAGCCCGAAGCCGGTGCGGGCGACCACCTCGTCCACCGTGGTGTCCGGGTGCCAGGAGTCGAGTACCAGCCGGCCGTCGCGCAACACGAGCACCGCGATCGGTGTGACGACCCCGTGCATGCCGCCGGACGCGGTGACGAAGTCGAGCCGCTCGACCATCGTCCTTGTCGAGTGCTCGGTGCGCCAGGTGCAGGACCGCCGGGCGGTCGGCAGCATGACCGCGCCGCCGCCTCCGCCGGGCAACCGCACCTTCGGGTGGTGCCAGTCACCGATGCACGAGACGTTGGTCTGTCCCCGCCCGTCGACCTGTGCCGCGCCGAGGAAGCAGAGGTCCATCCGGCCGCGGGTGCACAGGTCGTAGAAGTCCTCGTTGTCGAAGATCGCCGTCGAGCCCTCGGCGAGCACCGGGTCCGAGCTGGACAACGGTGCCGACGGTGGCGTCGGGTCGACGCCGCCCGCGACGTTGATGTAGACGAAGTCGAAGTCGTACGCGCGCTTGGCGAGCAGGCAGGCGAGCATCGGCAGTGCCGAGTTCACCCCGCTGAACGTCACCTCCTGCGGCCGTACGAACCTGGCCAGGTTGGTGACGATGTACGAGAACGGCGACCACTGCTCAGCCATGCGCGCCGACCTCCGCTTCCGGTGCCGCGGCGAGGTGCTCCTGCAGCGCATCGTCGCCGTCGCGCAGGTAGCGCTCCACGCTCGGATAGTCGACGCCGTAGTCCGGCCAGCACGACCCCGGCCAGGCGCCGTTCGGCAAGACACTGACCGCCTCGACCATGAAGTGCGGCACGAGCGTCAGCTCCGGCTGCTCCTTGAACCTCTCCGTCGGCGCCAGCCGCTCGGCGACGACGAGCACTCGGCGTGCGGCCCTCGTCATCACCCGGTCCCAGTGCGTGGTGCCGAAGACGCGCACGTCGCCCTGCGGGCTCACCTCGTTCGCGTGGATAACCGCGACGTCAGGTGTGATCTC
Coding sequences:
- a CDS encoding enoyl-CoA hydratase; protein product: MERRTWTSKDSALYALAVGASGLDNATELAYSTEDLGADGQRVLPSFAAVVGRRTADAWDGLGDLDKRGLVHGEQALRLYAPLPAAGTVDVQSKVLEVLDKRTGTLIRTRTTGFGRGGKALFEADSGTFLRGVTGIGDAQGAASEPWSLPERDPDVNMRQHTHPEQALLYRLTGDMNPLHADPEVARRAGFPGPILHGLCTYGFACRAVVAQLESGGGKLNGMSARFSAPVYPGDALITRIWLDGNDVTFVVDDDDGRRVLDRGRAW
- a CDS encoding SDR family oxidoreductase, producing the protein MTAEFEGQVAMVTGAGRGIGAATGKRLAAGGAKVAVLDMDQATSTQVAGEIGEDAIAVTCDVTSSADVQSAVDTVQEKFGRIDILVNNAGVTRDNLLFKMTDEDWFAVMNTHLTGAFYCSKAVQAVMVSQRYGRIVNLSSTSALGNRGQVNYSAAKAGLQGMTRTLATELGKFGITVNAVAPGFVESEMTKGVAERTGASWEDVKARAVERSAVKRTGLPEDIADAIAFFASERAGYVTGQILYVAGRPTV
- a CDS encoding glutaconate CoA-transferase; amino-acid sequence: MAEQWSPFSYIVTNLARFVRPQEVTFSGVNSALPMLACLLAKRAYDFDFVYINVAGGVDPTPPSAPLSSSDPVLAEGSTAIFDNEDFYDLCTRGRMDLCFLGAAQVDGRGQTNVSCIGDWHHPKVRLPGGGGGAVMLPTARRSCTWRTEHSTRTMVERLDFVTASGGMHGVVTPIAVLVLRDGRLVLDSWHPDTTVDEVVARTGFGLDISTASPTPPPTPAEVEALAALDPDGQFDRDAAIRG
- a CDS encoding AMP-binding protein, with product MTTDVDAAEAVLDPYAYLRRHATGTPTKRFLVDAEGEYTFAYVHGAATQLANRLTGLGCVAGDRVGIWLPNCREFVFAQLACHAVGAVAVPLNPRLRTRDLAFALNNCSARFLVLGGASRHLDYEQLVAELAAAGELPVLEHTLSYVDDGVVTTPEETFQPTAHRPGDPAFIMFTSGTTADPKGVVLTQRNIRNAVKVAGGLSPDDVTLLGYPLSAITGCHNGVLASLVVGSALILYDDSDLTTAALLSKTYGATHLAVHRQVLKALGAGGHCQELRFLKASIFPRMAVDAPIYERLGVESLVVGYGMTETCGPATYANELSVDDAIHAGCDGWPSHGVERVIVGQDGQPTEADRPGEIRLRGPQVSPGYWNGPGDFTPITDTDGWLRTGDIGEIRADGSLHFVERRSETFKSRGFTVSPGEIETVIRDHPGVHDCAVFGLEAAAGGTVPVAVVETEDVTAELVDALYRRCRESLASYKVPQAILPAHALPRTRTGKLSKRDIASRHGDELRKPLP
- a CDS encoding AMP-binding protein, coding for MTLIDTSTGLPAQLRTAIAAHADAGRVAFVDHTDGTVGYAEFGRLVDAHAGAAHAAGVRRGDVVGIAGTKSVETVATFFGVLQAGGCPCFLEPRLEDDGVVQRLTIVGMRKLVDPEGTLPAATLSAAGIEVLRVDGTADAYLDDTVPGDDRAMMLFTSGSTGQPKGVLLSHTNMATNAAGVWQHTRVTPDDRLLHLMPLHHTNGVNNQLVVPLLAGATMVLIPRFRAADAVEQLRTFRPTYVTGVPTMYNRMLPHVEASDSFPYLRFLRCGSAPITVAEHERIESAFGVPLVVSYGLSEATCTSTMNPPDDRRVGTVGTVLAGQRVALFHPDTDEEVPVGATGEIRISGPALMQGYLGTDVEQPVRNGWLRTGDLDTFDADGYLTITGRLKDVIIRGGENLSPAVIEGELVAHPAVRECCVVGRPDADLGEVPVAFVAFHGDQQPSEHELQELVHTRLSRVYAPAAVTVVDRLPTNGVGKVDRTALRRLALD
- a CDS encoding SidA/IucD/PvdA family monooxygenase; this encodes MTRDPEPHRNLSVADPRILAAATALVSGDREVLAAIDAYLDQPPGERRAYVLADDQDGLVARAATLFDEHGWRRPATTRLSAAELRRVMQLVTAPRVGDDYLAKFRHDLGLDEPATVASDTRWDARIDVVVIGAGLSGLAMATRLDELNADYTILEKHEDVGGVWFENTYPGCGLDTHPHVYTWSFAPKNDWPSYYVKRHEMLGYLKDYATNRGLRERVRFGTEVQGAWYDEEQQRWHVHAVDSASGAAREYTVKVLITAVGTLNQPKPPDIPGLDAFAGEVFHTARWRHDVALEGKRIALIGNGSSGVQVAKALAELGEVTVFQRSPAWIKPRRVKAVDEQIAPELIWLLDELPYYGQLYRFALYWEYGDRMHPYLIKDPAWSGRGTNEASEQLRADLEKYIWEQTGGDAELAAKVTPQYPPYVKRMVIDNDWYKTLTKPNVTLVADRIVAADESGLRTADGGHHRADVIVVGTGFQAAKFLFPMEVRGRSGRTPGEIAGSSDDARAYLGITLPDFPNLFAIQGPNSSIGHGGGATFVGETQSHYVAEALKLMNAESIAEIECRQATCDAYNAELDKAMEQMVWTEEGVNSRYKNSTGRIVANHPWTLQQYWNMTRKPELDDFHVVRQRQALP
- a CDS encoding acyl-CoA carboxylase subunit beta yields the protein MPGVAGVVQGAAGDPARACVAAYPHREAVQARHRESTRRRVEEAAAMSWSERLAELAEFKRRYHAHGSDRAKKRNTERGKLLARERMAYLCDEGSFTELAGPAHEAGRNTAAVDEPEAPGDGVVTGVGLVVGQPVCVQADDGTVFGGARGTTGARKIERLKRLSIERGYPYVALLEGSAGRIQESIGATSAFVGAGFRTQMELRAAVPTVAAIMGKCFGGPAFYAALSDYVPMVAGTGFLAMSGPSVIRAGTGHQLTEDEIGGPAMQEAGTGMVDYVATDDADCLASIRTFLTYVGAAGRPTADPADRQVPELVETVAERFTKPYDMLQVLRGVLDDGDFFELKSGHARNLVTGLGAFDGIPVGIVASQPNRKAGVLDTKSSVKVKNFLDLCQRRRLPVVFFQDVPGFIVGLDAEREGQVRYAAELLCAVAGVTTPKITLILRKSFGLSYLALGGKAMGADFVYAWPGAEIGLMGPEAAARTILGPGATVDELAKATDDYRAQMSPYIAAGDAYLDDVIAPAGTRQVVCRALTLAGAR